In Leisingera sp. NJS204, the following are encoded in one genomic region:
- a CDS encoding helix-turn-helix domain-containing protein has protein sequence MDTPFGDIAARIRWHRNLLGKNQTEYAELIGVKRTVLNNWETGRQRVSLDGALLLRAKFGLSLDFIYAGIDDALPMSLRNALLESPIEIS, from the coding sequence ATGGACACACCATTCGGAGATATCGCCGCGCGCATCCGCTGGCACCGTAACCTTCTGGGAAAAAACCAGACGGAATACGCGGAGTTGATCGGAGTGAAGCGGACTGTGCTCAACAATTGGGAGACAGGGCGTCAACGCGTCTCATTGGACGGCGCGCTATTGCTTCGAGCCAAATTCGGGCTGTCACTCGACTTCATATACGCGGGCATCGACGACGCGTTGCCGATGAGCTTGCGTAACGCACTATTGGAAAGCCCAATAGAAATATCGTGA
- a CDS encoding DUF2800 domain-containing protein encodes MTAHAKLGPSGAHRWMLCPASVEMEAQIPDTGIDSPYAVEGTTAHALAEMALANNRDADDYAGVRFNPDLIHVDDDMVEYVQMYLDYVRELGGTRFTEQRVDISRWVPESFGTADNIVFTDDGVMHVIDLKYGKGVPVFAQNNPQGMCYALGALAAYDFLFDIETVRIVIHQPRLDVVSEWDISREDLLAWADNELAPAAQAANAEDAPFNPGDKQCRFCDAKGICRALAEHNLAVACEGFSVVGDPISTKDVKSLAPEEIAGLLPQLDLLTKWAKSVEGHAQGLLELGEDVPGFKLVEGRSVRKWADEDAAGKALSRKLGAKNAFTKKLITITQAEKELGRGDPLIVKHTVKPEGKPTIAPVSDKRRTIEIDVTDGFGEVPDAA; translated from the coding sequence ATGACTGCACATGCAAAACTAGGCCCGTCGGGCGCGCACCGCTGGATGCTCTGCCCCGCATCGGTCGAAATGGAAGCCCAGATCCCGGACACCGGGATCGACAGTCCCTACGCCGTAGAAGGCACCACCGCCCACGCGCTGGCCGAAATGGCCCTGGCCAACAACCGCGACGCCGACGATTACGCGGGCGTCCGCTTCAATCCCGATCTGATCCACGTCGACGACGACATGGTCGAATACGTGCAGATGTATCTGGACTATGTCCGCGAACTGGGCGGGACCCGCTTCACCGAACAGCGGGTCGATATCTCGCGGTGGGTGCCCGAAAGCTTCGGCACCGCGGACAATATCGTGTTCACCGACGATGGCGTCATGCACGTGATTGACTTGAAGTATGGCAAGGGCGTTCCGGTCTTCGCACAGAACAACCCACAGGGCATGTGCTACGCCCTGGGCGCGCTGGCCGCCTATGACTTCCTGTTCGATATCGAAACCGTCCGAATAGTGATCCACCAGCCCCGGCTGGATGTGGTCAGCGAATGGGATATCAGCCGGGAAGATCTGCTGGCTTGGGCCGACAATGAACTGGCCCCGGCGGCGCAGGCCGCGAACGCCGAAGACGCCCCGTTCAATCCCGGGGACAAGCAGTGCCGGTTCTGTGACGCCAAGGGCATCTGCCGCGCGCTGGCGGAACACAATCTGGCCGTTGCCTGCGAAGGGTTCAGCGTGGTCGGTGATCCGATCAGCACCAAGGACGTAAAGTCTTTGGCGCCCGAAGAAATCGCGGGTTTGCTGCCCCAGCTGGACCTGCTGACCAAGTGGGCGAAGTCCGTGGAAGGCCACGCGCAGGGCCTCTTGGAACTGGGCGAGGACGTCCCGGGTTTCAAGCTGGTCGAAGGCCGGTCGGTGCGCAAGTGGGCTGACGAGGACGCCGCGGGTAAGGCCCTGTCCCGGAAGCTGGGCGCCAAAAACGCTTTCACCAAGAAGCTGATCACCATCACCCAGGCCGAAAAGGAACTGGGCAGGGGCGACCCGCTGATCGTCAAGCACACCGTCAAACCCGAAGGCAAGCCGACCATCGCCCCGGTCAGCGACAAGCGCCGGACTATCGAAATCGACGTAACCGACGGCTTCGGCGAAGTCCCTGACGCCGCCTAA
- a CDS encoding SNF2-related protein, with translation MSSTALKTAPAFSRDREYPTQEALRAAFEYDAQGFLVHRPRVDSMGRPNKRYEGKRAGNLDSNGRWRITLDGVFYEGHRLIWIWHNGQIPEGRVVDHADGDPLNNRIENLRVATVAQNNANRCRKTDGATSQYFGVSWHSARGKWTAQAKKDGTVHYIGSFDDEREAALARDSFVRGLHDGFEKLNFPGELNRFDLHEYQERAVQFIKDTPSCALWVEMGLGKSVSVLTAVSDLLQSFEAHRVLIIAPLRVALNTWPTEIGVWGHLRHLSFCNIHGSPAARVRKVLTDRSDIHIINRELVSWLVQTLKENKSGWPYDVVVIDEASSFKSASTKRFKALRKALPAIGRLIELTGTPASNGLLDVWPQVFLLDRGARLGKTFTAYRDRYFVGDYMGYNWDLRKGADQQIYDAIGDICLTLTAEDYLDLPDRIDNVVELALPQAARAQYQQLERDFLAEIGDDTVEVFNAAALSNKLLQFANGAVYTDDAGTWAGVHDTKLDALAGIVDEMAGAPLLVAHNFKSDAAGIQKRFPQAQLLGKDPEQIKAWNRGEIPMLLAHPASAGHGLNLQKGGNTIVWFGLNWSLELYLQFNARLHRQGQTKPTVIHHLAVENTVDQTVLAALGRKDVTQRALLNALRADIGRRV, from the coding sequence ATGTCATCGACAGCGTTGAAGACGGCGCCCGCCTTTTCGCGGGATAGAGAGTACCCGACCCAAGAAGCGTTGCGGGCAGCTTTCGAATACGATGCCCAAGGCTTTCTGGTGCACCGCCCGCGTGTTGACAGCATGGGGCGCCCGAACAAGCGGTACGAAGGTAAACGCGCCGGAAACTTGGATAGCAACGGGCGCTGGCGGATCACGCTGGATGGCGTGTTCTATGAAGGCCACCGCCTAATTTGGATCTGGCATAACGGCCAGATCCCGGAAGGCAGGGTCGTGGACCATGCCGATGGTGACCCCCTGAACAACCGGATTGAAAACCTGCGGGTCGCTACGGTCGCGCAGAACAACGCCAACCGGTGCCGAAAGACCGACGGGGCGACCAGCCAGTATTTCGGCGTGTCTTGGCACAGCGCGCGGGGCAAGTGGACCGCCCAGGCGAAGAAAGACGGCACGGTCCACTACATCGGTTCCTTCGACGATGAACGCGAGGCGGCCCTCGCGCGAGATAGTTTCGTGCGCGGTCTCCACGATGGCTTCGAGAAACTGAATTTTCCGGGCGAGTTGAACCGGTTCGACCTCCACGAATACCAAGAACGCGCGGTGCAGTTCATCAAGGACACACCGTCCTGCGCGTTGTGGGTAGAGATGGGCTTGGGAAAAAGCGTGTCCGTTCTGACGGCGGTGTCGGACCTCCTGCAATCGTTCGAGGCGCACAGGGTGCTGATCATCGCGCCGCTGCGGGTCGCTCTGAACACATGGCCCACCGAAATCGGGGTGTGGGGCCATCTGCGGCACCTGTCGTTCTGCAACATCCACGGATCACCCGCCGCCCGGGTGCGCAAGGTTCTGACCGATCGGTCGGATATCCATATCATAAACCGCGAGCTTGTGTCGTGGCTGGTGCAGACCTTGAAAGAGAACAAGTCGGGCTGGCCGTATGACGTCGTCGTGATCGACGAAGCGTCCAGCTTCAAGTCGGCCTCCACCAAGCGGTTCAAGGCGTTGCGGAAGGCGCTGCCCGCTATCGGGCGGCTGATCGAATTGACTGGCACCCCGGCCAGCAACGGCTTGCTGGACGTTTGGCCCCAGGTGTTCCTGCTGGATCGGGGCGCGCGCCTGGGCAAGACGTTCACGGCCTACCGCGACCGGTACTTCGTCGGCGACTACATGGGGTACAATTGGGACCTGCGGAAAGGTGCAGATCAGCAGATCTATGACGCCATAGGCGACATTTGCCTGACACTGACAGCCGAAGATTATCTGGATCTGCCTGACCGCATCGACAATGTGGTGGAACTGGCTTTGCCACAGGCGGCCCGCGCCCAGTACCAGCAATTGGAGCGGGATTTCCTGGCCGAAATCGGCGACGACACAGTGGAAGTGTTCAACGCGGCGGCGCTTTCGAACAAGCTGCTGCAGTTCGCAAACGGCGCGGTCTACACCGACGACGCCGGGACCTGGGCGGGCGTCCATGACACTAAGTTGGACGCGCTGGCCGGGATCGTCGATGAAATGGCCGGCGCGCCGCTCTTGGTCGCGCACAACTTCAAAAGCGATGCTGCGGGGATCCAAAAACGGTTCCCCCAGGCGCAGTTGCTGGGCAAGGACCCGGAACAGATCAAGGCTTGGAACCGGGGCGAAATCCCAATGCTGCTGGCACATCCGGCCAGCGCGGGTCACGGCCTGAACCTGCAGAAAGGCGGGAACACCATCGTCTGGTTCGGGCTGAACTGGTCGCTGGAATTGTACCTGCAGTTCAACGCCCGCCTGCACCGGCAGGGCCAGACCAAGCCGACAGTTATCCACCATCTGGCCGTCGAAAACACGGTCGATCAAACGGTTCTGGCGGCCCTGGGCCGCAAGGACGTCACCCAGCGGGCGCTGTTGAACGCCCTGAGAGCAGATATCGGAAGGAGGGTTTGA
- a CDS encoding VRR-NUC domain-containing protein, with protein sequence MTRESHIERKVCEAAKRAGWLVYKFVSPTQKGVPDRFFVRAGRVVFVEFKAAGKKPTPLQARQIEKLIDQGMEVHVIDSVEDGARLFAG encoded by the coding sequence GTGACCCGGGAAAGCCACATCGAACGCAAGGTCTGCGAGGCCGCCAAGCGGGCGGGGTGGCTGGTCTACAAGTTCGTCTCCCCAACACAGAAGGGAGTGCCGGACCGGTTCTTCGTCCGCGCAGGCCGGGTGGTCTTCGTCGAATTCAAAGCCGCTGGAAAGAAGCCGACGCCGCTGCAGGCCCGGCAAATAGAAAAACTCATCGATCAGGGAATGGAAGTCCATGTCATCGACAGCGTTGAAGACGGCGCCCGCCTTTTCGCGGGATAG
- a CDS encoding NrdR family transcriptional regulator, with the protein MTAGHLNCTVCPSCGAKLAAKDSRPHDAYGFATVRRRRVCDSCGYRVQTVEIPADVADDVFQEDAA; encoded by the coding sequence ATGACTGCCGGCCACCTGAACTGTACCGTCTGCCCCAGCTGCGGGGCCAAGCTGGCGGCCAAGGACAGCCGCCCGCACGACGCCTACGGCTTCGCAACCGTTCGTCGCCGCCGGGTGTGCGATTCCTGCGGTTACCGGGTGCAGACGGTCGAAATTCCGGCAGATGTGGCAGACGACGTGTTCCAGGAGGATGCCGCGTGA
- a CDS encoding tyrosine-type recombinase/integrase has protein sequence MPLEPYQRGEVWWAKGRVELDGQAITGYLRVSTGASTETGARRWIAEETERLKRRHIVGEEADEFTFDDAVVLYRAKPADAKRLITILPHLTGRAVAGITPKEVRELGPKILPNCATDTWWREIVTPIRSVINNAHDDGKCPPIKIRGYGTKERVAQDKARGKQSRVEKTPSDRDWLDKFTTAADGYNAAMAQFMFETGARISQAVALVPKDLDLPRLRVWLGASKGHPAQWVAISEAMAAILVALPPKRPRARRGDQRLPPRVFGYAHPTSMHSRWRAICKQAEIDYIAPHAAGRHGFYTEMRVRQGLDPITAAKAGRWSDPTLPDRIYAHSDVDEREIRARAGTKPVQPPSKGKG, from the coding sequence GTGCCGCTCGAACCATACCAGCGGGGCGAAGTCTGGTGGGCCAAAGGGCGCGTCGAACTCGACGGGCAAGCCATCACGGGCTACCTCCGGGTCAGCACTGGCGCATCTACAGAGACAGGCGCGCGGCGGTGGATCGCCGAAGAAACGGAGCGCCTGAAGCGTCGGCACATAGTCGGCGAAGAAGCGGACGAATTCACATTCGACGACGCTGTGGTACTGTACCGGGCTAAACCGGCAGACGCCAAGCGTTTGATCACTATCCTGCCCCACCTTACTGGGCGCGCGGTCGCCGGGATCACCCCGAAAGAAGTCCGAGAACTGGGGCCAAAGATCTTGCCCAATTGCGCGACCGACACTTGGTGGCGTGAAATCGTGACCCCCATCCGTTCGGTGATCAACAACGCGCACGACGACGGAAAATGCCCGCCGATCAAAATTCGCGGCTACGGCACCAAAGAACGCGTCGCTCAGGACAAAGCGCGGGGCAAGCAGTCGCGGGTAGAGAAAACCCCCAGTGACCGGGACTGGTTGGATAAGTTCACCACCGCTGCCGACGGGTACAATGCGGCTATGGCGCAGTTCATGTTTGAAACCGGCGCCCGGATCAGCCAGGCGGTCGCGCTTGTGCCGAAGGATCTGGATCTGCCCCGTTTGCGCGTTTGGTTGGGTGCGTCGAAAGGGCACCCGGCCCAGTGGGTCGCTATTTCTGAGGCGATGGCGGCTATCTTGGTCGCGCTACCGCCGAAGCGTCCGCGCGCCCGGCGCGGAGATCAGCGCTTGCCGCCGCGGGTGTTCGGATACGCCCACCCAACGAGTATGCACAGCCGCTGGCGCGCCATTTGCAAACAAGCAGAAATTGACTACATTGCCCCCCATGCAGCCGGGCGGCACGGTTTCTATACCGAAATGCGCGTGCGCCAAGGGCTGGACCCGATCACCGCCGCCAAGGCAGGCCGCTGGTCTGACCCTACTTTGCCGGACCGGATTTACGCCCACAGCGACGTTGACGAAAGGGAAATCCGGGCACGGGCCGGTACAAAGCCCGTACAGCCCCCCAGCAAGGGGAAGGGCTAA
- a CDS encoding ssDNA-binding protein, translating to MSDFIMISGARVSFPHLFTPPTINGEEGKCGATLMLDPKDHAKVIGQIEDQIAELCKFKFKGRKLAAEKLCLRAGEDKGRAEYDGLMVLSANCKNRPLVLRGDGRTRIEDERDSPIYAGCVVNAKVRLWAQDNQYGKRVNAELVAIQFLRDGEPLDGSYVSEDEAADGFGEVASDDDFLAA from the coding sequence ATGTCCGACTTTATCATGATCAGCGGCGCCCGCGTCTCGTTTCCCCATCTGTTCACCCCGCCGACTATCAACGGCGAGGAGGGCAAGTGCGGCGCCACGCTGATGCTGGACCCCAAAGACCACGCCAAGGTAATCGGCCAGATCGAAGATCAGATCGCCGAACTGTGCAAGTTCAAGTTCAAAGGCCGCAAGCTGGCCGCTGAAAAGCTCTGCCTGCGCGCTGGCGAAGACAAGGGCCGCGCGGAATACGACGGCCTCATGGTGTTGTCAGCGAACTGCAAGAACCGCCCGCTTGTTCTGCGCGGTGACGGTCGCACCCGGATCGAAGACGAACGCGACAGCCCGATCTATGCGGGTTGCGTCGTGAACGCCAAGGTCCGGCTCTGGGCACAAGACAACCAGTACGGCAAGCGCGTCAATGCTGAACTGGTGGCGATCCAGTTCCTCCGCGACGGCGAGCCGCTGGACGGTTCCTACGTCTCCGAAGACGAAGCCGCCGACGGCTTCGGCGAAGTTGCCAGCGACGACGATTTCCTGGCCGCCTAA
- a CDS encoding DNA polymerase I, with product MLYIDVETFNAEKDISAGTYEYARTAEILLVTYAIGGGPVKLWDVTEGDKMPEELADALLDETVPITAHNAMFDRRVLAANFGPADTIVGNPARWRCTMVKAMTHGFPGSLDQLGQILRLSPDQAKLKEGKKLINRFCKPAPKNHKADRYDRTTHPEEWAQFCDYAVRDIGSMREIDRRLPDWNYRGDELEMYRLDQRINDRGFQCDRALVEAGVRAAREEKETLSARFIELTGGAVERPTMRAKFLEFLNEEFNLDLDNTRSQTFKDFLAAPDREVRPELRELMEISIMSNKTSTAKYGALEPAISPDGRFRGGLQFSGAARTRRWAGRTFQPHNLPSRGLPPQSAVDQYIAALKAGVQDLLFDDLMLFGSAALRGVVEAPEGKQLTVADLSNIEGRANAWLAGEHWKLEAFEAFDAGTGPDLYNVTAGSLLGQDPYEVSKSDRNVMGKVPELALGYQGGVGAFQTFAQTYGVQMADHWGTIRVNMPRFADKAKENYHVWGKQRDPDLDPVEWIASETVKLAWRQRHPAIADLWKACETAAREALKKPGKAFRAGPHMVFKRVTHAGHNYLLNRLPSGKFLVYFSPRLDPQGRITHRGVDPITRQWVRQHTYGGKLVENACQSLSRDILAHNMPACEAAGFEILLTVHDETVTEAPIDENRSADALAAIMATPPEWAPGFPLAAAGFVADRYRKD from the coding sequence GTGCTCTACATCGACGTCGAAACGTTCAATGCCGAAAAAGACATTTCCGCCGGGACCTACGAGTACGCCCGGACGGCGGAAATCCTGCTGGTTACTTACGCCATCGGGGGCGGCCCGGTGAAGCTGTGGGACGTAACTGAAGGCGATAAAATGCCGGAAGAACTGGCCGACGCGCTGCTGGACGAAACCGTTCCGATTACCGCGCACAACGCTATGTTCGACCGCCGGGTTCTTGCGGCGAACTTCGGTCCTGCCGACACCATCGTCGGAAACCCAGCCCGCTGGCGCTGCACCATGGTTAAGGCCATGACACACGGTTTCCCGGGTTCGCTGGACCAGTTGGGGCAGATCTTGCGGCTGTCGCCGGATCAGGCGAAGCTGAAAGAGGGCAAGAAGCTGATCAACCGCTTTTGCAAGCCCGCGCCGAAGAACCACAAGGCTGACCGCTACGACCGCACAACGCACCCCGAAGAATGGGCGCAGTTCTGCGACTATGCCGTCCGGGATATCGGGTCGATGCGCGAAATCGACCGGCGCCTGCCGGATTGGAATTACCGCGGCGACGAACTCGAAATGTACCGCCTGGACCAGCGTATCAACGACCGCGGTTTTCAGTGCGACCGCGCGCTGGTCGAAGCCGGTGTCCGGGCCGCGCGGGAAGAAAAAGAAACGCTGTCTGCCCGGTTCATCGAACTGACCGGTGGCGCTGTCGAGCGCCCCACCATGCGAGCGAAGTTTCTGGAATTCCTGAACGAGGAATTCAATCTGGATCTGGACAACACCCGGTCCCAGACCTTCAAGGATTTCCTTGCAGCGCCGGATCGCGAAGTGCGCCCGGAACTGCGGGAGCTGATGGAAATTTCCATCATGTCGAACAAGACGTCGACCGCCAAATACGGCGCGCTCGAACCGGCGATTTCACCAGACGGGCGGTTCCGGGGCGGCCTGCAGTTCTCCGGCGCGGCGCGCACCCGTCGGTGGGCCGGGCGGACGTTCCAGCCCCACAACCTGCCGTCCCGCGGGCTGCCGCCCCAGAGTGCCGTGGACCAGTATATCGCCGCGCTGAAAGCCGGGGTGCAGGACCTCCTGTTTGACGACTTGATGCTGTTCGGCTCCGCGGCTTTGCGGGGTGTTGTAGAGGCCCCAGAGGGCAAACAACTGACCGTGGCCGACCTGTCGAACATCGAAGGCCGGGCCAACGCTTGGCTGGCCGGGGAACACTGGAAGCTGGAAGCGTTCGAGGCATTCGACGCGGGCACCGGCCCGGATCTCTACAACGTGACTGCCGGCAGTTTGCTGGGGCAGGACCCTTACGAAGTCAGCAAGTCCGACCGGAACGTTATGGGCAAGGTGCCCGAACTGGCCCTGGGCTACCAGGGCGGCGTCGGTGCCTTCCAGACCTTCGCCCAGACCTACGGCGTCCAGATGGCCGATCACTGGGGCACGATCCGCGTCAACATGCCCCGGTTCGCCGACAAGGCGAAAGAGAACTATCACGTCTGGGGTAAACAGCGGGACCCGGATCTGGATCCGGTCGAATGGATCGCGTCGGAAACCGTGAAGCTGGCATGGCGGCAGCGGCACCCGGCAATCGCCGATCTGTGGAAAGCCTGCGAGACAGCTGCGCGCGAGGCGTTGAAGAAACCCGGAAAGGCGTTCCGGGCGGGGCCGCACATGGTGTTCAAGCGGGTCACGCACGCCGGGCACAACTACCTGCTGAACCGGCTGCCTTCGGGCAAGTTCCTTGTCTACTTCTCGCCCCGGCTGGACCCGCAAGGGCGCATCACGCACCGCGGCGTTGACCCGATCACGCGCCAGTGGGTCCGCCAGCACACCTACGGCGGCAAGCTGGTGGAAAACGCCTGCCAAAGCCTTAGCCGTGACATTCTCGCGCACAACATGCCCGCTTGCGAGGCGGCGGGCTTCGAAATTCTGCTGACCGTCCACGACGAAACCGTGACCGAAGCACCAATCGACGAAAATCGCTCTGCCGACGCCCTAGCGGCGATTATGGCAACCCCGCCCGAATGGGCGCCGGGTTTCCCGCTGGCCGCTGCCGGGTTCGTGGCAGACCGATACAGGAAGGACTGA